CAACAAACGCCATAAGCACTTTTGGTTGGGATAGTGCAACACAGAGTACAGGTCAAAACGCTCAAATTGAGGTCAGCATGGATGGAGGAGCAACGTGGACCACTTACAGTCGTTCCACGAATACGATTTCAGACATTTTGCCGGGCGTAACGTTTAATCTTTATTCTTCCTCTTCAACACCGGTGACTTTGACCGTTTCTCAAGATACTTCGAAAGCCATGGATGCTGTAGAAAAATTTGTAAATTCTTTCAACAAGATAGTTAATTGGATAAATGACCAGTACAACCAAAAACCACCGAAAGATACGCAAAATGTGAGCGGTTCTGCAGCGACAAAAGGGGCACTCTATCAAAATGAAATGATAGAAAGTGTACTTTCAAAAATGAAAAGCATGGTTTATCAACTTGTACCTGGGCTTTCAAAATACAACAGCTTGCCGTCCGTGGGAATAAGTACCGGTAGTGTTGGATCTGGATGGTATCAAACCATGATAGGAACGATTTCTTTAGACAAAGACAAATTCCAAGCGGCGTTGCAAGATGATCCCCAACAGGTATACGAACTCTTCGCAAACGATCCGGATTCTTCTACAGGTGATCCGAATGCAGGCAAAGGGATCATTCAACAACTGGACAGTACACTTTACTCATTTACCGAATTCAACGGGATAATAGATCAATACGCTTCGAACCAAGGTTACATTGGACAAAGGCTTTTGAGTTTGAATTCTCAAATAGCCGATACGGCAACTTTTCTCAAACAGCAACAGCTGAATTACATTCAAGAATACACGGCAATGGAAAGAATGCTGGGAGGGTTGTCTGGTCAAAGCTCATTCATTTCAAGTATTTCATCTCAAAGCTCATCTCAGTAATTCAGCTTGTGCATCAAGTTTAAGAAATCAATTGGACAAAGTCATCGGTATTGAAAGTCAAAATGGGAAATGAAGCCGCTGTGTTATTTGCCCCTATTTATGAGGAAAGTCAACAGAGTCATTTCTATGTAATATAGTCTTCCCCCCACTCGTGGGGGAAGTGTCGACGGAGTCGACGAAGGGGGAATCCCCTTTTTTGTTTTGGTTTTGCTTGATAAAATCCATGATGAGTGGGAGGACAAAAAATGGGGAAAAATCCACAAAAAGTGCTGGGAGTTTTGGGTGGAATGGGGCCAGCTGCTTCGGCAAGATTTTTAGAAATATTGGCAGAACTTTCTCCTGCTAAAAGCGATCAGGAACATCCCAAAATATTTTACATATCAGATCCTCAAATTCCTGATAGAACAAAGGCCATACTTGAAAACGGAGAAGATCCTAGTGTGCAGATAAAAGCAGATCTGTTTAAACTTGTTGAATGTGGAAGTGATATTTTGGCCGTGCCTTGCAACACAGCGCATTACTTCATTGAAAATTTCGTAGATGAGTTGCCAATACCGCTTGTGAGCATTGTGGAGGCAAGCGTTAAACTCGCAAGGAAGGTATCCCCTCAAGGTGCCTGGTTACTTTCGACAAAAGCCACATGGAGGAGCGGATTGTATTCAAAACATGCCAACCGTTATGGATATAACCTGTACTTTCCAGATGATGAAACAAGAGAAGAAGTTCAAAGGGTTATTTACCTTGTCAAAACAAATAAAATAAAGGAAGCTTCAATAAGATTGGAAGATGTACTGAAGAAACTTTGGGGGGAAAGAGATATTCCTTTCATAGCAGCCTGCACGGAACTTCCCCTTGCCTACGAGGCAAGCTCATTACCGCAAGAAAAGATGATTTCCAGTTTGTTCGCGCTTGCGAAAAGTTGCATCGAAGAAATTTATCGATGATCTTATCTCATGTTGTGCGTGAACATTACGAAAAGTATTACAAGAGACATTATTACAAAAATTTTCTACGAAAACATATAAGCACCATTTGACAACACTTTTTGATTTAAAACCCGCTTTCCAAGCGGTCAAAGCAATTTTTTCGAAGTCCTGTCAGAACGGATTCGCTCTTCTTTCCGTCTTCCTAATTCAAAATATGAGGCACGCTCAGACACTCGTCTTATGGCAAGTTTGAATATAGCTTAATTCTTTGAAATTATTTCCCCCTTTGTCGGCTTCGCCGACACTTCCCCCACAAATGGGGGCAGACTTCTTATATAAAAATGGCTTCGCCGACGCTTCCCCCGCTTGCGGGGACAGAATATCCATAAAATGACGAGGAGGGTTCATCTTTCCTTTTGATTTCAATGCCAACAGCTTTCCAATTGATTTCTTAATCTTCACCCATCCCTCATTCAATTTGAGTTGCATAAAGCGAACAACGTACATTCAGCATACCTGCGGATGTCATGTAAGCTTCTTTATGGTTGACGTCACCCATTCTTCCATAAAAGCGGCATCTTTTTCGCTTATCTCTTGATGAGCGTATCTGAGTTTTATGAAAATGTTGGTGGCTTTTTCTACGTTTTCGTCTTCAATCTTCTTTTTTAAATCCCTTTCAAATTCATAGGGTGTGCTGGAAGGGTTTCCAACTTTCCTTCTCAACATGTTGTAATAAAAGAGCACTTTCTGCCAGGGTTTAGCATTGGGTTCAAGCTTTTCTTCCTTTTCTTCATGAAGCAGAACATTTTCCTTTTCCCCGTGTGAGGCTTTTTTTCCGTAAGAAGGGGTCATGTCTTTTAAAAACCTGAATATCATGTACAAGAATATGACCAACCCTATAACCGCTAACGTGATCCAGAAGATTGGATTCCCAGTTTGAAGGCCCGAATTACGGCTTCCAATGTACCTGGTGATATCGTTGTTGTGGGGGAGATCAAAGGGAAGTGACATGGCGCGTGGTTGGAACTGAAAATTCACTTTTGGAACTTTTAGAGCATTTCCAGCTACGTGAAAAGTGTAAAGGAGCATCATTATCATGAAAAATACAGAGATGATCATCCATATTATCCACATAACGTTTTTCCACTTCAATTTCTTTCTAGTTCCTTTAACTTTAAAGAAAGCCACTATGAAAAACGCGCCCAAACTCATAATGGATATTCCTACGATGTATATTATCATGTTGAATATCATATTCTCTATCCCACTTTGGGAAACGTAAATTTTTCGGTGAGATGAATTAGGTAGAGAAATAGGTGTCCTTGTTGCCAAAGGATGGACATTTCCAATATGATTAGTTGCAACGGAAGTATTGGTTGATTGCGATGAATGAACCGGAATGAAGCTTTCAAACGGTGTAAAAGGATGAAAGAGCGTACCTACAAAGAAGAAGAGCACGCCAATTGCGATGGCAACAACAAAGAAAATTGCGAAAGTGCGTGAAAGCCTCATTTTTTTCACATTTAGCGAAAGTAAGAAGGAAATGGCAAACAACACCATGAATACAAAAGAGATCGGCAAGCAGCAATATTGTGTGGCTATGCCGGCTATTATGGCAGAAACCGAAAGCACCAAAAAAGTGTTAAGGGTTTCTTTGAGCAAATGGGCAGTTAAATATCCAATCACGTAAGAGATGACAAAAAACATGCTTGCCAGTGCAAAGTTAGAAAGAGGCCCAGAAAACCAAGAGGCCAAATTCAACCAAAAGGCTTTAAAAGTGAATAAAAACGGATTCATTCCCGAAAAGAACGAAAGGAAGAAAACAGATGAAAGTGTGTAAGGAATGCTCCACACTATCCATGAACTTCCGAATTTTTCCACAGTTATTGAAAAAAACTTCACGAATAACAAAAGTATCGGTAAAAACAGCAGGCCGATAAATGGTATTCCAAAGGCATAAGCAAGAAGTATTTCAAATGCTATGAGCCATGACAGATCAACGAGTTTCCAAAGGGCTTTTTTCATAGCTGCGTATCACCTCATCCACCGATTCGTTATCCATCAGCACATGTACCATGACGTTGTTTTCCGTGAGCAATGCACTCTGATCTCGAAGCTTTTTCACCTCTTGTGGGAGAATTGCAAAGGATCGGTATTTTTTATGATATGGCATTCTAAATCCATATGGCATGACGAATGCGATGAGTTCCGAAACCCTCGATCTGATCGTCAAAAGCTTCGGAATCACATCGTCGGTAAGATATAGAGAAATCAAAACCACCGTTGAGTTTTTTGACATGGAGTACATATCTTTTTGAAGAACGTTCTCAAGCAAGAGCTCTTCGCTTGGGTTATCTATTCCACGTGCCCGTGCCAAAACATCTAAATATGGAACGTAGTCTTTTCTCACCCATTGAGGGAATACCTCGTATATTTTGTCTGCTAGCACTTTTAAAGTAATTTCCATTCCATGATCTGAAAAGTATTTTACCATTCCAGATGCTGCTATTGACGCGTACTCTTCGTAATCTTTTCTTATTGAAGACCAGACGTTTCTTGCATATACCTGGGGAGGAAGATTGTAATCCACGTACATCTTTATTACAGAAGATGCGGTATACTCATATTCTTTCACCATCAGCTTGTCCAGATGTGCACTTATCTTCCAATGAATGCGCTGGAATGGTTCGCCGGCATATTCGTGAACACCTGTAATATGTGTAACATCTTCTAAAAGCTTGAAATCAGTTTTCTCTCCTTCAACGGGATCTATCAACATGGTTTTGAACGTGTCAAGCGGAAGCATCTTTGGGAAAACCAAAACAGAGCGGGCCGGGTTAAAAGTCTTTTCGACTTTAAAGAGACCCAAAAATCCTTTAACTACCACACGAACATGCAAAAAGCTATGCTCTCCGCGCGTTCTAAAGCCCATAGTATACCTTATCGACAAAGAAGAGTGCGGTTTCAAAACACCTTTTGCGCTTTTCTCACCATACGTTTTCTTCTCCTCATCTTCCAAATTCAAGCTCTCATCTATCACATATCCGCTTTCAGCTCCGAAATCCACGAGCTGAACGTTTGAAAGTATGAAATTCGACTCGTTGTAAACCGAAGTTACGCATTCAACTGGATCATCCGTGAAAACTCGCTGGGGGGAAACGCTGGTTTTTATCTTTAATTTTTTCGTGCTTTTAACCGAAAGAGCAAAATAGATCCATATGATCGCTACAAAAGAAGCTATGGCCAATGTGAATGGGCCCACGCTTATTAAAAGTATTAGCCCTACGAATATCGAAAGTGCTATAAGAGACGAGAGATCATATTTCATCTTTTTTCGTCACCGGCACTGGGACCTCTTCAAAAGTTCTTTCTATCACGTCTTCCACTTTTACCATCTTCACCCTTGCTTCTGATGTAAGAATGAGTCTATGGCCTAACACCTCTTTTGAAATGGCTTTGACGTCATCCGGAATAACGTAATCTCTTCCCTTTACCAGGGCATATGACATGGCACCTTTCATAAGGCTAATAGATGCTCTTGGGCTTGCACCAAGGTATAAATCTTTATCATTTCGAGTATGTTCGACGATTTTGGCTATGTAATCTTTTATCGTTTCATCAACGGTTACGTGCTTTACAGCGTTTTTCATGAAAGAAATTTCCTCTGGAGTTATGACGTTTTCGACGTCTTCTATTGGATGATGTTCCATCTGTGAAGTAAGCATCTTTATCTCCATGTCATGTGTTGGGTATCCCATCTTTAAAATGTAAGCAAATCTGTCTAATTGGGCTTCTGGTAAGGGAAATGTTCCTTGATACTCAATGGGATTTTGAGTTGCTATTACGAAGAAATTATCGCTCAACTTTCTTGTGACGCCATCAACTGTTACCTGTCCTTCCGCCATCGCTTCTAAAAGAGCAGATTGGGTCTTAGGCGTGGCTCTGTTAATTTCATCAACTAAAAGAATATCGGTGAATATAGGACCTTCTTTGAATTCAAAATTCCCACTTTCCTTTTTGTAAATGGATAAGCCTGTTAAATCCGTTGGAAGAAGATCGGGGGTGAATTGGACACGTTTGAAATCCAGTCCTAAAGAGATGGAAAGCGCCCTTGCCAACATCGTTTTCCCTGTACCGGGTACATCCTCCATAAGCACATGTCCGCCTATCATGAAGGCAGAGATGATCTTTTCTATAACTTCTTCCTTTCCAAATATAACCTTCGAGACGTTGTTTATTATCTTTTCCCTTATCTCAGATACTTGCACTTGAGCCACCTCCAAAATAAAATGACTCCTTTTAGGAGTCATTGGCTTTCAAAGCTTTAAAGGGCGAACTCCTCCGCCTTTTTTATTTAAACATATCTTTATTTTGAAAACGTAACACAAAAATGTCGATGAAATGAATTTCTACTATTTACCAGGGGAAAGAAAAAAAGTGCTACCTTTGATACAATCCTATCAATTCCGTAGAAGAGAGAATATGGTTTTTCATTTCTTTTTCTAATTGTTTTTTCGATGCCCCATTTTTTAAATTTAAAAATGAGTCTAAAGCGTAAAGTTTGAAATGATAGTGATGAATTCCATGGCCCCTTGGAGGGCATGGACCATTGTACGAATTTCTCCCAAAATCATTTCTTCCCCGTGCGAAAGTCTCCATAGTATTTTCTTCGATTTTTCCAGTAGGCTGTATGTTCCATGCCACCCAGTGCACAAACGTTCCCATTGGAGCATCTGGATCGTCCACTATTATCGCTAAACTTTCAGTTGATTGCGGCAACGATTTTATCTCCAAAGGAGGATTGATATCTTCACCATCGCATGTGTATTTTTTCGGAATGAACCCCATGTGCTCAAAAACTGACTTTATTTCCATTTTTTCGCCTCCTTTCGTAATACCTTACCTTTCTTGCTTTCACCCACTAAATTCTTTAACAAAGTTTCCGAGCTTCACCATTTTCGTTCATAGAGAAAAACTTGCCACTTATACGACGGGGTAGTTCACTTCCAGGTTCAAATGATAACGCATCTTGTGCGTCGATGGTAAAGCATTGTTAATGCCAAAGTGAATAACCAAATGAACTAAATAAGACTAAAAATGCATGAAAAGCAACTACAAAGCACAAAGCCAATCAAAAAGAAATTAAATCTCATGCTCGAATATTTATCAGAATATATAAGCTCTCCCTAGGGAGAGCTCATATGTACCGGCAAGCATTTTAGGGGGGTGAAAAGCTTTTGTTATCACCAACTTCCATCGAAAGAAGTGATAATGTTGGAATCTATCATCCTATATCTTGGATTTAGTGGCTAATAATGGCTTTAAAGGCTTTTCTTAGTTACTTCGCTTTCATGTTGTTGCTCTTCCATAAATTGCACTTTTGTTGGAACTAATTCCCTAACTTTGGCAATGATCTTGTTTTGCTTTATAACTTCATGTACAACCTCAGTAGATGGAAAAGTTATAGCCCCAACCGGACAAATGTTTGCGCAAGTCGTACAACCAACCAAACAGTTGTAAGGATTGGCGACTACAGGCTTTTTAGCATTCAAATCGTAACTGTACACGCTCCTTCCACATGTCATAAAGCACAACCCGCATCCAACACATGTAGCTGGGTCTATTGTTGGATACCACTTTATAGTCTTTCTTGGAATCCCAAACCATTCATCAAATTTTCCTGCCATTTCGATCACCTCTTAAATTATTTTTTTCACAATGTTCCATAACATAAAAGAGCTTTTTAAGCTTTTGCTCAAAACTATGATATCACGAAAAAAATTTCTTTGGGTTAAGTTTTGTTTATGTTATTTGGGAAGAAATATTGTGATTTTTTTAACTTTATTTATTTTTTCTTCTAAACTCTCAATTTATGCAACTCAGATTGAATGAGGTTGTGTGTGAAGATTAAGAAATCAATTGGAAAGTTGTCGGCATTGAAACCCAAAGGAAAGATGAACCCTCCTTGTCATTTTATGGATATTCTGCCCCCGCAAGCGGGGGAAGTGGTGGCGGAGCCGACATAGGGGGGAGAATAATTTCAAATGATTTAAGCTATATTCAAAGGTTTGATGCTCAAATTATGCAAGTCGAGTTAAAGAGATAAATATTGGATAACAAGGTC
This is a stretch of genomic DNA from Mesoaciditoga lauensis cd-1655R = DSM 25116. It encodes these proteins:
- a CDS encoding aspartate/glutamate racemase family protein, with amino-acid sequence MGKNPQKVLGVLGGMGPAASARFLEILAELSPAKSDQEHPKIFYISDPQIPDRTKAILENGEDPSVQIKADLFKLVECGSDILAVPCNTAHYFIENFVDELPIPLVSIVEASVKLARKVSPQGAWLLSTKATWRSGLYSKHANRYGYNLYFPDDETREEVQRVIYLVKTNKIKEASIRLEDVLKKLWGERDIPFIAACTELPLAYEASSLPQEKMISSLFALAKSCIEEIYR
- a CDS encoding DUF58 domain-containing protein — protein: MKYDLSSLIALSIFVGLILLISVGPFTLAIASFVAIIWIYFALSVKSTKKLKIKTSVSPQRVFTDDPVECVTSVYNESNFILSNVQLVDFGAESGYVIDESLNLEDEEKKTYGEKSAKGVLKPHSSLSIRYTMGFRTRGEHSFLHVRVVVKGFLGLFKVEKTFNPARSVLVFPKMLPLDTFKTMLIDPVEGEKTDFKLLEDVTHITGVHEYAGEPFQRIHWKISAHLDKLMVKEYEYTASSVIKMYVDYNLPPQVYARNVWSSIRKDYEEYASIAASGMVKYFSDHGMEITLKVLADKIYEVFPQWVRKDYVPYLDVLARARGIDNPSEELLLENVLQKDMYSMSKNSTVVLISLYLTDDVIPKLLTIRSRVSELIAFVMPYGFRMPYHKKYRSFAILPQEVKKLRDQSALLTENNVMVHVLMDNESVDEVIRSYEKSPLETR
- a CDS encoding AAA family ATPase — protein: MQVSEIREKIINNVSKVIFGKEEVIEKIISAFMIGGHVLMEDVPGTGKTMLARALSISLGLDFKRVQFTPDLLPTDLTGLSIYKKESGNFEFKEGPIFTDILLVDEINRATPKTQSALLEAMAEGQVTVDGVTRKLSDNFFVIATQNPIEYQGTFPLPEAQLDRFAYILKMGYPTHDMEIKMLTSQMEHHPIEDVENVITPEEISFMKNAVKHVTVDETIKDYIAKIVEHTRNDKDLYLGASPRASISLMKGAMSYALVKGRDYVIPDDVKAISKEVLGHRLILTSEARVKMVKVEDVIERTFEEVPVPVTKKDEI
- a CDS encoding YbhB/YbcL family Raf kinase inhibitor-like protein → MEIKSVFEHMGFIPKKYTCDGEDINPPLEIKSLPQSTESLAIIVDDPDAPMGTFVHWVAWNIQPTGKIEENTMETFARGRNDFGRNSYNGPCPPRGHGIHHYHFKLYALDSFLNLKNGASKKQLEKEMKNHILSSTELIGLYQR
- a CDS encoding 4Fe-4S dicluster domain-containing protein, yielding MAGKFDEWFGIPRKTIKWYPTIDPATCVGCGLCFMTCGRSVYSYDLNAKKPVVANPYNCLVGCTTCANICPVGAITFPSTEVVHEVIKQNKIIAKVRELVPTKVQFMEEQQHESEVTKKSL